In the genome of Coraliomargarita algicola, one region contains:
- a CDS encoding DNA/RNA non-specific endonuclease, producing the protein MTRGGTIKRRVRQLGLLGRLWRKCKLMLLLFVVATVIFGFWYSKQDEGVQRRSQEIAIAGLDFLIELKQTNGDVDEILNWVISQMPASLGNVVSVGDIEGADCYTFAGVPVSDRPVKILKNEGYLVGYNESLRNPDWVAYRLQRNENVNTSERPESFDVDRRTRARVDHYAYSNSGYDRGHMAPNYAIDMVFGERAQKETFLMSNIVPQRPELNQGPWKELEQMVAKRYLRDYGEVWVLTGPIYDASSRQLSSGVVIPAAFFKIIVDVVEPDGLRALAVIMEQGMDPEGKLAASLVTIDAVEAATGMDFLSALDDSVEAVIEADLAKRLW; encoded by the coding sequence ATGACACGAGGAGGAACCATTAAACGACGGGTTCGGCAGCTGGGGCTGCTGGGGCGACTTTGGCGCAAATGTAAACTGATGCTCTTACTTTTTGTAGTGGCGACCGTTATTTTTGGTTTCTGGTATTCGAAGCAAGATGAGGGGGTGCAGCGGCGTTCGCAGGAGATTGCAATTGCAGGCTTAGACTTTCTGATCGAACTGAAACAGACGAATGGTGATGTGGATGAAATCTTGAACTGGGTAATTTCGCAAATGCCAGCTTCTTTAGGCAATGTGGTGTCTGTGGGTGATATCGAGGGGGCGGATTGTTATACTTTTGCGGGGGTGCCTGTGAGTGATCGGCCGGTCAAAATTTTAAAGAACGAGGGCTACCTGGTCGGTTACAATGAGTCATTGCGAAATCCGGATTGGGTCGCCTATCGTCTGCAGCGTAATGAAAACGTAAATACGTCGGAGAGGCCTGAGAGTTTTGATGTTGATCGACGCACGCGCGCGCGGGTGGATCATTATGCCTATAGTAATTCAGGTTATGATCGCGGGCACATGGCTCCGAATTATGCGATCGACATGGTCTTTGGGGAGCGTGCACAGAAAGAGACTTTTTTGATGAGCAATATCGTACCTCAGCGGCCTGAACTCAATCAAGGGCCCTGGAAGGAGTTGGAGCAAATGGTGGCTAAACGTTATCTGCGAGACTACGGAGAGGTCTGGGTGCTCACCGGGCCAATCTATGATGCTTCAAGCCGGCAGTTGAGTAGTGGTGTGGTGATTCCGGCGGCGTTCTTCAAAATTATCGTGGACGTGGTGGAGCCGGATGGTCTGCGTGCATTGGCCGTCATTATGGAGCAGGGCATGGATCCTGAAGGAAAGTTAGCCGCGTCTTTGGTGACAATCGATGCTGTGGAAGCTGCTACTGGTATGGATTTTTTATCTGCGCTCGACGACTCGGTGGAAGCCGTTATCGAAGCCGACTTGGCAAAGCGTTTGTGGTAG
- a CDS encoding putative glycoside hydrolase gives MKKLLKISLALLLPSTVLVSAAHNVPFDWDTVPVYAHLANMSDDFTPEQLDFLAENFDLITIEKGHAKRKHGSTEKGFALAVEEIKKRNPEAKVLFYWNSTIKIGGYDAIDDFPPGGELLSKDGELLRIFNSTFSDLSQPEVQRWWSDTASRAVHELGADGVFIDAIGKFSNHSRRKVLTPEKIEALNNGLCAMVEETRRQVGSSSILIQNGVSMDPENVGARLLQVTDGAMKEHFVSAKPGKKEALAEDIEVLQAIAKSGKLLAIKAWPGFDWRDQEIMQKSREERVQMARAAITFPLACYLLVAEPYSYFCYTWSYQGNDTGTFVTYPEFDKPLGPPMGDAQRNGWKYTRDFVHASVFVDLDTWSASIDWK, from the coding sequence ATGAAGAAATTGTTGAAGATCTCCTTAGCTTTGCTTTTGCCGTCTACTGTGCTCGTGAGTGCTGCGCACAATGTTCCGTTTGATTGGGATACCGTTCCTGTCTATGCCCATTTGGCAAATATGTCGGATGATTTTACTCCGGAACAACTGGATTTTCTCGCTGAAAATTTCGATTTAATCACGATTGAAAAAGGTCACGCCAAGCGGAAGCACGGCAGCACAGAAAAGGGGTTCGCGCTTGCCGTGGAAGAAATAAAAAAGCGCAACCCGGAGGCGAAGGTGCTGTTCTACTGGAATTCCACCATAAAGATCGGCGGGTATGATGCGATCGATGATTTTCCGCCGGGCGGCGAACTGCTCAGTAAGGACGGGGAACTTCTGCGTATTTTCAACAGCACGTTCAGTGATCTGTCACAGCCGGAGGTCCAGCGTTGGTGGTCGGACACAGCCAGCAGAGCCGTTCACGAATTGGGGGCTGACGGTGTGTTTATCGATGCCATCGGCAAGTTTAGTAATCATAGTCGGCGCAAGGTGTTGACGCCCGAAAAGATCGAAGCGTTGAACAATGGGCTCTGCGCGATGGTTGAGGAGACGCGTCGCCAAGTTGGCTCATCTAGCATTCTCATTCAGAACGGTGTTTCAATGGACCCTGAGAATGTCGGTGCCAGACTCTTACAGGTGACGGATGGCGCCATGAAAGAGCATTTTGTCAGCGCCAAACCTGGCAAGAAAGAGGCACTGGCCGAGGATATTGAGGTGCTACAGGCCATTGCCAAGTCTGGTAAGCTGTTAGCGATCAAAGCATGGCCTGGCTTTGATTGGCGGGATCAAGAAATTATGCAGAAATCGCGCGAGGAACGTGTGCAAATGGCTCGCGCAGCTATCACATTCCCGTTGGCCTGCTATCTACTGGTCGCGGAACCATATTCATATTTCTGTTATACATGGAGCTATCAGGGGAATGATACCGGCACCTTTGTCACGTATCCGGAATTTGATAAACCCTTGGGGCCCCCGATGGGGGATGCGCAGCGTAATGGCTGGAAGTATACACGTGACTTCGTGCACGCTTCGGTCTTTGTCGACTTGGACACCTGGTCCGCGAGCATTGATTGGAAATAA
- a CDS encoding TetR/AcrR family transcriptional regulator, giving the protein MSEQDTRERILDAGVEIMLERSFHSVGLNQLLSAVNVPKGSFYHYFKSKEQFGVEVLRHYSKQANSKRHQILANLEISENPVERLVFMLNAGIEDIHDGGCKCPCLLQKVAIEVVNTSESMREALADGFGEMIAIFKEVVDEAVSKQYLSQELNTESEAQFILDLWAGAQQRTAIIRDVAPLRHAVAIIRERLARKI; this is encoded by the coding sequence ATGAGCGAACAAGACACCAGAGAGCGTATTCTAGATGCGGGGGTTGAGATCATGCTGGAACGGAGTTTTCACTCAGTGGGGCTGAATCAATTACTCTCTGCGGTGAATGTGCCCAAGGGCTCGTTTTACCACTATTTCAAGTCCAAGGAACAGTTTGGTGTCGAGGTGCTACGCCACTACTCCAAGCAAGCGAACAGCAAGCGCCATCAAATCCTCGCGAATCTTGAGATCTCAGAAAACCCGGTCGAACGCCTGGTTTTCATGCTCAACGCAGGGATCGAAGACATTCACGATGGAGGTTGCAAGTGCCCTTGCTTGCTGCAAAAGGTGGCCATCGAAGTTGTCAACACCAGCGAGAGCATGCGCGAGGCGCTGGCCGATGGCTTTGGCGAAATGATTGCGATCTTCAAAGAAGTCGTAGACGAAGCAGTCTCCAAACAATACCTATCCCAAGAACTGAATACAGAATCTGAAGCACAGTTCATCCTCGATCTCTGGGCAGGCGCACAGCAGCGCACTGCCATCATCCGCGATGTCGCTCCCCTGCGCCATGCAGTCGCTATCATCCGCGAGCGTTTAGCACGAAAAATATAG
- a CDS encoding type II toxin-antitoxin system RelE/ParE family toxin — protein MIQSFADADTQVLFQTEKNRRFAAIGRIALRKLIQMNRASDLADLSVPPGNRLEALKGSLIGFHSIRINRLWRIVFRWTEQGPADVQIQDYH, from the coding sequence ATGATTCAATCTTTCGCAGACGCCGACACACAAGTGCTTTTCCAGACGGAGAAGAATCGAAGGTTTGCTGCGATCGGTCGCATTGCCCTGCGGAAGCTCATTCAAATGAACCGAGCCAGTGACCTCGCGGATCTATCGGTGCCGCCAGGGAACCGTCTGGAGGCACTCAAAGGTAGTTTAATTGGATTTCATTCCATTCGAATTAACAGGCTATGGCGCATTGTCTTTCGCTGGACAGAACAAGGACCTGCAGACGTCCAAATTCAAGACTATCATTGA
- a CDS encoding HigA family addiction module antitoxin has translation MNPPITPGEILLEEYLEPMGISQNAMARAIGVAPRAINEIVHGKRSITPQMSIRFGAFFKQSEDFWHGIQVECDFRALRKEAPRLTKYVQTAESLMVCQD, from the coding sequence ATGAATCCGCCGATCACACCGGGAGAAATCTTACTTGAAGAATACCTAGAACCAATGGGCATTTCACAAAACGCTATGGCACGCGCAATTGGAGTTGCCCCACGGGCAATCAATGAAATTGTGCACGGTAAACGCTCAATCACGCCGCAAATGTCGATCCGCTTCGGGGCGTTTTTCAAACAGTCAGAAGACTTCTGGCACGGCATCCAAGTCGAGTGCGATTTCCGCGCCTTACGCAAAGAAGCGCCCCGCCTCACAAAATATGTCCAAACCGCCGAATCGCTAATGGTCTGCCAAGATTGA
- a CDS encoding DUF433 domain-containing protein yields MELIERITIESGKCGGRPCIRGYRLRVSDILALIAAGASNEEILEDYPFLEADDIVAALTYAARQTDRVVIAGAA; encoded by the coding sequence ATGGAATTAATTGAGCGCATTACAATCGAGTCTGGGAAGTGTGGAGGACGCCCTTGCATCCGTGGCTACCGCTTGCGTGTCAGTGACATACTCGCCTTGATTGCTGCCGGTGCAAGTAATGAGGAAATTCTCGAAGATTATCCATTCCTTGAGGCTGATGATATTGTGGCTGCCCTTACGTATGCGGCACGTCAAACCGATCGCGTAGTCATCGCCGGAGCTGCATGA
- a CDS encoding helix-turn-helix domain-containing protein gives MDTELFKELKDSICQMKAIEKGDLAPARVRVVNPENEVAHARIKLGLTQEAFAKLLDTPVGTVRGWEQGRRQPPPSAKVLMRVATKYPEQVLECAEEQGVYGRQSGSEIGSRKGAKTQS, from the coding sequence ATGGACACAGAACTATTTAAAGAACTGAAAGATTCGATCTGTCAGATGAAGGCGATTGAGAAGGGCGACCTGGCACCGGCGCGTGTGCGTGTGGTGAACCCTGAGAACGAAGTGGCGCATGCGCGTATTAAACTCGGACTGACACAGGAAGCCTTCGCGAAGTTACTCGATACACCCGTTGGGACCGTCCGCGGTTGGGAGCAGGGGCGTCGTCAACCGCCACCGAGTGCGAAGGTCTTGATGCGCGTCGCGACGAAATACCCCGAGCAAGTATTAGAATGCGCGGAAGAGCAGGGTGTGTATGGACGTCAGTCAGGCTCAGAAATCGGCTCACGCAAAGGCGCAAAAACGCAGAGTTAG
- a CDS encoding type II toxin-antitoxin system RelE/ParE family toxin: MLFIETPIFTKQASGGLFEDDELKQLQAELLENSNKGDLIAGSGGLRKIRLARKGGGKSGGFRVIYYRSTPEVIFFLLAYPKNKQDNLSKAEIKILRELIED, from the coding sequence ATGCTTTTCATCGAAACACCGATCTTTACAAAGCAAGCCAGCGGTGGGCTTTTTGAAGATGATGAGCTGAAACAGTTACAAGCCGAACTTTTGGAGAATTCGAATAAGGGTGATCTGATTGCAGGTAGTGGGGGACTTCGGAAGATTCGTTTAGCTCGGAAAGGTGGCGGGAAGAGTGGAGGCTTTCGAGTCATTTACTATCGAAGCACGCCGGAGGTTATTTTCTTCCTATTGGCTTACCCGAAAAACAAACAGGACAATTTAAGCAAGGCCGAGATCAAGATACTTAGAGAGCTGATTGAAGACTAA
- a CDS encoding KAP family P-loop NTPase fold protein — protein sequence MSQSEEQVPSRKELEQLPHEAQVAFAARCAIRVFPLVGSAGHFNFWGEDAARSVRSVWAAALAASLGSSGAGATSAVVYTAAYAASSAIGDTDPPCPAYAAKAAGDAAYAGDALYTAASDSARAAKTASSSAWPAFVSAMGNDYGWLLKRSSETLDWSFFQRPLFEGQSVDLEQVVTSEIGKAFESVRGGAELLRMWMEFLHGSPSKDACEIWLDDWLAQNQEVGNKEGVSKSKSKYKRKAESAETDESSSEAPDSVLPTIPTGAATTSAERPAEEDKLNRDGLVKGLANMLSMPEQGTPITVGLFGHWGSGKSSVMQLLQKELSSEETRGSYAAYEFLFGWFNAWEYEHTKDIRAGLAQEVVNGLLSDGSYRPESPRLTKPVKGLEKVRIQLNFLWGTKRRETVWLLVKLFGVLIVFLAGIWGIQEDVTETGILGTGVIGLGCYFAIQLFKEGQALWSHPIATELATFFKLPSYRQELGQIPVIREQLEGLCNIRLSKAVAQSVDESKAAEKATSAVPKKRGVELLKPDRRARRLIMFVDDLDRCHTKTISETFDAIRLIADLDGVIVIVGIDERIAFKAMGEAYKDYADVAHGRTKEDVARDYLGKIIQIPIRLDTPSSKGLETFIDDKLFPKEQRVQKASPPVVTEPLEGGMGPSGFDPDAFQEGMAPFGDLMREEVPDLDEQLDEAQRLAENEKAAAELEKQKQAQAEQEARKQAELEEWNRLQREHMRESDEEVAAFIQLSSCFNFSNPRQLVRLRNTYRLLKALYPNKLKPKEIADGPTESHYPEGEYSLLMMLFWLEFHLQSNEGEVQQWEETYTSPTGTSSETVLGLFDTDFLPQARGEFTEFKWKRLCEFTRTCLLPYPIKEMPKVEVSEQSQADELVPPRAKS from the coding sequence ATGTCACAATCTGAAGAGCAGGTTCCTAGTCGGAAAGAACTCGAGCAGTTACCGCACGAGGCACAGGTTGCTTTTGCGGCACGCTGTGCAATCCGGGTTTTTCCTTTGGTGGGGAGTGCCGGGCATTTTAACTTTTGGGGTGAAGATGCTGCGAGGTCAGTGAGATCTGTTTGGGCAGCTGCTTTGGCGGCTAGCTTGGGTAGCAGCGGTGCTGGAGCCACCTCCGCTGTCGTTTACACTGCTGCCTACGCTGCTTCCAGCGCAATTGGCGACACTGATCCTCCCTGTCCCGCCTACGCTGCAAAAGCTGCCGGCGACGCCGCCTACGCTGGCGACGCGCTATACACTGCCGCTAGTGACAGCGCTAGAGCCGCAAAAACTGCCTCTTCTTCTGCCTGGCCTGCTTTCGTTTCAGCGATGGGAAATGACTATGGCTGGTTGCTGAAACGTTCGTCGGAGACGCTTGATTGGTCCTTTTTTCAGCGTCCTTTGTTTGAGGGACAGTCGGTTGATCTGGAGCAAGTGGTGACTTCTGAGATCGGCAAGGCTTTTGAATCGGTCAGGGGTGGGGCTGAGTTGCTGCGCATGTGGATGGAGTTTTTACATGGTTCGCCTTCGAAAGATGCTTGTGAGATTTGGTTGGACGATTGGCTCGCTCAGAATCAAGAGGTTGGAAATAAAGAAGGCGTTTCCAAGTCCAAGTCGAAGTATAAACGGAAGGCGGAGTCTGCTGAAACGGATGAATCCAGCTCTGAGGCGCCCGATTCGGTTTTGCCTACGATTCCAACGGGGGCTGCGACGACCTCGGCGGAACGTCCAGCCGAAGAGGATAAGTTGAATCGTGATGGGTTGGTGAAAGGGTTGGCCAACATGTTGTCGATGCCGGAGCAGGGCACGCCGATTACGGTTGGGCTTTTCGGGCATTGGGGGTCTGGGAAAAGTTCGGTGATGCAGCTTTTGCAGAAAGAGCTGAGCTCTGAGGAGACCCGAGGCAGTTATGCGGCATACGAGTTTCTTTTTGGCTGGTTCAATGCTTGGGAGTATGAGCATACGAAGGACATTCGGGCGGGGTTGGCGCAGGAGGTGGTTAATGGTTTGTTGAGCGATGGGAGTTATCGGCCTGAGTCGCCGCGTTTGACGAAGCCTGTGAAGGGGCTCGAAAAGGTTCGGATTCAGCTAAATTTTCTGTGGGGGACGAAGCGGCGCGAAACGGTTTGGCTGTTGGTGAAATTGTTCGGTGTTTTGATCGTTTTTTTAGCGGGCATTTGGGGCATTCAAGAAGATGTTACCGAAACTGGGATTTTGGGAACGGGGGTGATTGGCTTGGGCTGTTATTTTGCGATTCAGCTTTTTAAGGAAGGCCAAGCGCTTTGGTCGCACCCGATTGCGACGGAGCTGGCGACGTTTTTTAAGTTGCCGTCCTATCGCCAGGAGTTGGGGCAGATTCCGGTGATTCGTGAGCAGTTGGAAGGGCTTTGCAATATTCGGCTGTCGAAGGCCGTGGCTCAATCTGTCGATGAGTCGAAGGCGGCTGAGAAAGCGACTTCGGCGGTGCCGAAGAAACGAGGCGTTGAACTTCTTAAGCCTGATCGGAGGGCCAGACGTTTGATCATGTTCGTGGATGATTTAGATCGCTGCCATACGAAGACCATTTCCGAGACTTTTGATGCGATTCGGCTGATTGCAGATTTGGATGGGGTGATCGTGATCGTGGGGATCGATGAACGGATTGCTTTCAAGGCGATGGGCGAGGCTTACAAAGATTACGCGGATGTGGCGCATGGTCGCACTAAAGAGGATGTTGCTCGTGATTATTTAGGTAAAATTATACAGATTCCGATTCGTTTGGACACGCCTTCGTCTAAGGGCTTGGAGACTTTTATCGATGACAAGTTGTTTCCAAAAGAGCAACGGGTGCAGAAGGCGAGTCCGCCTGTTGTGACTGAGCCGCTCGAGGGCGGGATGGGGCCGAGTGGATTCGACCCAGATGCGTTTCAAGAGGGGATGGCGCCTTTTGGTGATCTGATGCGTGAAGAAGTGCCAGATCTGGATGAGCAGTTGGATGAAGCGCAGCGGTTGGCTGAGAATGAAAAGGCTGCGGCGGAACTGGAAAAGCAGAAGCAAGCTCAGGCGGAGCAGGAGGCTCGGAAGCAAGCTGAGCTTGAGGAGTGGAACCGCTTGCAGCGCGAACACATGCGAGAGAGTGATGAGGAGGTGGCTGCGTTTATTCAGTTGAGCAGCTGCTTTAATTTTTCGAATCCACGGCAGTTGGTGCGCCTGCGAAACACTTATAGACTGTTGAAGGCGCTTTACCCGAATAAGTTGAAACCGAAAGAAATCGCCGATGGCCCAACAGAGTCCCATTATCCTGAAGGTGAATATTCTCTCTTGATGATGCTCTTCTGGTTAGAGTTTCATCTGCAGTCCAATGAGGGCGAGGTGCAGCAGTGGGAGGAGACGTATACTTCTCCGACGGGGACGAGCTCGGAAACGGTTCTGGGGCTTTTCGATACGGATTTTCTACCGCAAGCCAGAGGCGAGTTTACTGAATTCAAATGGAAGCGATTGTGCGAATTTACGCGCACTTGCTTACTGCCATATCCGATTAAGGAGATGCCAAAGGTTGAGGTTTCGGAGCAATCTCAGGCGGATGAACTGGTTCCACCTCGGGCAAAGAGCTAG
- a CDS encoding Fic family protein — MAHYCSLHEPIVLYEAPPSDLVPAEIKGFVEWFNTSRDQIRHAPIRAGLAHLYFESIHPFEDGNGRVGRAVAEKALFQGAGRPLLMSLSQAIEADKTSYYAALQRAQRSNEVTDWLRYFVDLLLRALDESQARIDFVLKKARFFDRYREALSERQLKVVRRMLDAGPSSFESGVNASKYQRLTGVSKPTATRDLQELLQQGVLTSIGGGRSTRYEVNL, encoded by the coding sequence TTGGCTCATTATTGCAGTTTACATGAGCCGATAGTGCTCTACGAAGCGCCCCCTTCAGACTTAGTGCCCGCTGAAATCAAAGGCTTTGTTGAATGGTTTAATACAAGTCGCGATCAAATCCGTCATGCACCGATACGCGCGGGGCTGGCTCACCTATATTTTGAGTCGATCCATCCTTTCGAGGATGGCAATGGTCGGGTCGGGCGCGCAGTGGCAGAAAAGGCCTTGTTTCAGGGAGCGGGGCGTCCGTTGTTAATGAGTCTTTCTCAGGCAATTGAAGCCGACAAAACGAGTTATTATGCGGCATTGCAACGCGCACAACGCAGCAACGAGGTGACCGACTGGCTACGTTACTTTGTTGATCTGCTGTTGCGAGCCTTAGACGAATCGCAGGCGCGCATCGACTTTGTGCTGAAGAAGGCCCGATTCTTTGACCGATACCGCGAAGCACTTTCGGAGCGTCAACTTAAAGTCGTTCGGCGGATGCTGGATGCAGGACCAAGTAGTTTCGAAAGTGGCGTCAACGCAAGTAAGTATCAGCGACTCACAGGTGTCTCGAAACCAACCGCGACCCGCGACCTGCAGGAGCTCTTGCAACAGGGAGTGCTCACCTCGATCGGAGGCGGACGCAGCACCCGCTATGAAGTGAACCTTTGA
- a CDS encoding DUF2726 domain-containing protein, which yields MSVKKSVFGSKEERKFFQKLEKTWGDSYHIYHNLPFLNLINGRGEFLGPDYTTFKLTDEQYEHLKKTSVDYVICNKADEPILAIEFDGLYQGVNLGANYQVGSGKKNNELRKSKLELKLRVAHGCGFPFIVLGSKYFKGLSGSIYLTIVDAIIGDVISQKKTQGRVAEGFNPVECGFSVDEFDTLSEHEKREIIQAWFDNISIESDFETNPIVRKVGQLMRETKSGGFSYYYGNDPSINKEIVDCVKCTVENHLYGSATAEVSLPRFSSPGLYFSTHLAHEIAQLIALSEIQERMKVR from the coding sequence ATGTCCGTTAAGAAATCAGTTTTCGGGAGTAAAGAAGAGAGGAAGTTTTTCCAGAAGCTGGAGAAGACTTGGGGGGATTCTTATCATATCTACCACAACCTACCATTCCTGAACTTGATTAATGGGCGGGGGGAATTTCTGGGCCCTGACTATACTACTTTTAAACTCACGGATGAGCAGTATGAACACCTGAAGAAGACAAGCGTAGACTACGTTATATGTAATAAGGCTGATGAGCCTATACTGGCTATTGAATTTGATGGTTTATACCAAGGGGTTAACCTCGGGGCGAATTATCAAGTTGGTTCTGGCAAAAAGAATAACGAATTGAGGAAGTCAAAGCTAGAGCTTAAATTACGCGTTGCACATGGTTGTGGTTTTCCTTTTATCGTTCTTGGTTCAAAGTATTTTAAAGGCCTGTCTGGTTCGATTTACCTGACAATTGTAGATGCTATTATTGGCGATGTGATTTCTCAGAAGAAGACTCAAGGAAGAGTTGCAGAGGGGTTTAACCCTGTGGAATGTGGTTTTTCGGTAGACGAGTTTGATACTCTGTCTGAGCATGAGAAGCGTGAGATTATCCAAGCCTGGTTTGATAATATATCGATTGAATCAGATTTCGAGACGAATCCAATTGTCCGTAAAGTAGGACAGTTGATGCGAGAAACGAAATCAGGAGGATTCAGTTATTATTACGGAAATGATCCTAGCATAAATAAGGAAATAGTCGATTGTGTGAAGTGCACTGTTGAGAATCATTTGTATGGAAGTGCGACAGCTGAAGTTTCTCTGCCACGCTTTAGCTCACCTGGACTGTATTTCAGCACGCACCTTGCTCATGAAATAGCCCAGTTGATTGCGCTCTCTGAGATTCAGGAAAGGATGAAAGTTCGGTAG
- the gatB gene encoding Asp-tRNA(Asn)/Glu-tRNA(Gln) amidotransferase subunit GatB → MQYEAVIGLEIHVQIKTRTKMFTAAPYEYGAAPNTLTDAVVLGLPGTLPVLNHTAIEKCAKLGLMLGCEIAEVCKWDRKNYFYPDSPKNYQLTQNEEPLCIGGKVEIELPGPSRNVEGEHRWVALNRIHLEEDPGKLTHEAFETVIDFNRAGVPLAEIVTEPDMSSSAEAVAFLNCLRNMIVYAGISDCDMEKGQMRCDANVSLRPVGSDKLGTRTEMKNLNSISNVKAAIEYEIERQTEILEEGGSITQETRRWDVESGTSFSLRSKEEAHDYRYFPDPDLMPVQMDRARVAELEAELPERPLDKQRRYQEELGLPFTITSVLCVDRELSEFFEEALKTHNAPKQIANYITNDLLRELSAVSEHGESAHSVSQSKLTPAHIATLAKIIDEGVISKQIGKEVFTEMFQTGEMPDAIVEKKGLKQSNDTGEIEALCREAIAGNAKAVGQFKDGNEKALNALKGPVMKATKGKANPAMLDQLLKKLIDEG, encoded by the coding sequence ATGCAATACGAAGCAGTCATCGGACTTGAAATTCACGTTCAAATCAAAACCCGCACGAAAATGTTCACCGCGGCACCTTACGAATATGGCGCCGCGCCGAACACACTGACCGACGCCGTCGTGCTTGGCCTCCCAGGCACCTTGCCGGTGCTCAACCACACCGCGATCGAGAAGTGTGCCAAGCTCGGCCTGATGCTTGGCTGCGAGATCGCGGAGGTCTGCAAGTGGGATCGTAAAAACTATTTCTATCCCGACTCGCCCAAGAACTACCAGCTCACGCAAAACGAAGAGCCCCTCTGCATCGGCGGTAAGGTCGAGATCGAACTCCCCGGCCCGTCGCGCAATGTCGAAGGCGAGCACCGCTGGGTTGCGCTCAACCGTATCCACCTCGAAGAAGACCCCGGCAAGCTCACCCACGAAGCCTTCGAAACCGTGATTGATTTTAACCGCGCGGGCGTGCCTCTGGCCGAGATCGTGACCGAGCCCGACATGAGCTCCTCCGCCGAGGCCGTCGCCTTCCTCAACTGCTTGCGCAACATGATCGTCTATGCTGGTATCTCTGACTGCGACATGGAGAAGGGCCAAATGCGTTGCGATGCCAACGTCTCCCTACGTCCCGTCGGTTCCGACAAGCTCGGCACCCGCACCGAGATGAAAAACCTCAACTCCATCTCCAACGTCAAAGCCGCCATCGAATACGAGATCGAGCGCCAGACCGAGATTCTGGAAGAGGGCGGTAGCATCACCCAAGAAACCCGCCGTTGGGATGTCGAGAGCGGCACCAGCTTCTCCCTGCGCAGCAAAGAAGAGGCCCACGACTACCGCTATTTCCCAGACCCCGATTTGATGCCCGTGCAAATGGACCGCGCCCGCGTGGCCGAGCTCGAAGCCGAGCTGCCCGAGCGTCCATTAGACAAACAACGCCGCTACCAAGAAGAGCTTGGCTTGCCGTTCACCATTACCTCCGTGCTCTGTGTGGACCGCGAACTGAGCGAATTCTTTGAAGAAGCCCTCAAGACGCATAACGCGCCCAAGCAAATCGCCAACTACATCACCAACGACTTGCTCCGCGAGCTGTCCGCCGTTTCCGAGCATGGTGAATCCGCGCACTCCGTCAGTCAGTCAAAGCTCACACCGGCACATATCGCCACCCTCGCCAAGATCATCGACGAAGGTGTGATTTCCAAACAGATCGGCAAAGAAGTCTTCACTGAAATGTTCCAGACCGGCGAGATGCCCGACGCCATCGTCGAGAAGAAAGGCCTCAAGCAAAGCAACGACACCGGCGAGATCGAAGCCCTCTGCCGCGAAGCCATCGCCGGTAACGCCAAAGCCGTCGGCCAGTTTAAGGACGGCAACGAAAAGGCACTCAACGCTTTGAAGGGCCCCGTCATGAAAGCCACCAAAGGCAAAGCCAATCCCGCCATGCTGGATCAGCTGCTCAAGAAGCTGATTGATGAGGGGTAG